Proteins from one Oncorhynchus tshawytscha isolate Ot180627B linkage group LG16, Otsh_v2.0, whole genome shotgun sequence genomic window:
- the LOC121839564 gene encoding proline-rich extensin-like protein EPR1 produces the protein MTPYTDPHLPLPPIPSTDFIYLPHLPTPSTDPKYRPHLPTPNTDPIYRPHLPTPSTGPKYRPLLPTPNTGPIYRPHLPTPNTSPFYRPQIPTPNTDPIYRPHLPTPNTDPIYRPHLPTPNTDPIYRPHLPTPSTDPKYRPHLPTPSTDPKYRPQILTPSTDPIYRLQIPPLLPTPNTDPIYRPQIPAPSTDPIYLPQIPAPSTDPKYRPHLLTPSTDPKYRPQILTPSTEPMHRPHLPAPITDPIY, from the coding sequence ATGACCCCATATACTGACCCCCACTTACCTCTTCCTCCGATCCCATCCACTGACTTCATCTACCTGCCCCATCTACCAACACCATCTACCGACCCCAAATACCGACCCCATCTACCGACCCCAAATACCGACCCCATCTACCGACCCCATCTACCGACCCCATCTACCGGCCCCAAATACCGGCCCCTTCTACCGACCCCAAATACCGGCCCCATCTACCGACCCCATCTACCGACCCCAAATACCAGCCCCTTCTACCGACCCCAAATACCGACCCCAAATACCGACCCCATCTACCGACCCCATCTACCGACCCCAAATACCGACCCCATCTACCGACCCCATCTACCGACCCCAAATACCGACCCCATCTACCGACCCCATCTACCGACCCCATCTACCGACCCCAAATACCGACCCCATCTACCGACCCCATCTACCGACCCCAAATACCGGCCCCAAATACTGACCCCATCTACCGACCCCATCTACCGACTCCAAATACCGCCCCTTCTACCGACCCCAAATACCGACCCCATCTACCGACCCCAAATACCGGCCCCTTCTACCGACCCCATCTACCTACCCCAAATACCGGCCCCTTCTACCGACCCCAAATACCGACCCCATCTACTGACCCCATCTACCGACCCCAAATACCGGCCCCAAATACTGACCCCATCTACCGAACCCATGCACCGACCCCATCTACCGGCCCCAATTACCGACCCCATCTACTGA